ACTCCTCGGGGTGTGGTGGGGTGGGCCGACCGGTGGGTCAGCCCTGGGCGCGCTCGATGTAGGCGACGGCGTCGCCGACGGTCTTGAGGTTCTTGACCTCGTCGTCGGGGATGGTCACGCCGAACTTCTCCTCGGCCGCCACGACGACCTCGACCATGGACAGCGAGTCGACGTCGAGGTCGTCCACGAACGACTTGTCGAGCTGCACGTCCTCGGTGTCGACTCCGGCGACCTCGTTGACGATCTCGGCCAGGTCCGCGCGGATGTCTTCGGTGGTGGGCATGTGTCTGTGTCCTCTCCTCTGTGGGGGTGGTTGCGGGGTGGTGCTAGGGAACTGTGACGACCTGTGCGGCGTAGGCCAGGCCGGCGCCGAAGGCGATGAGCAGGGCGACGTCGCCGCTCTGGGCCTCGCCCTCCTCGACCATCCGGTGCAGGGCGAGCGGGATGGACGCCGCCGAGGTGTTGCCCTGCTCGGCGATGTCGCGGGCGATCCGCACCGACTCGGGCAGCTTCATGGAGCGGGCCATCGCGTCGATGATCCGCATGTTGGCCTGGTGGGGGACGAAGAGGTCGAGGTCCTCCACGGCGATCCCCGCCCGGTCGAGTGCCTGCTGGCCGACCTTGGCCATCGCGAAGCTCGCCCAGCGGAACACCGGATTGCCCAGCATCACCAGGTGGGGCATCACGCCGCTGCCCGGCACGGCCGGGGTGCCGACGACGTCGCGCCAGTCCTCCTTCTGCCGGATCAGGTCGAACTGCTCGCCGTCGGAGCCCCACACCACCGGGCCGATGCCGGGGGTCTCGCTGGGTCCGACCACGGCGGCACCCGCACCGTCGGCGAAGATGAACGCGGTGCCGCGGTCGTGGAGGTCGGTGATGTCGCTCAGGCGCTCGACCCCGATGACCAGCACGTGACCGGCGCTGCCGCCGCGGACCATGTCGGCGGCCAGGGAGACGCCGTGGCAGAACCCGGCGCACGCCGCGGAGATGTCGAAGGCGGCGGCGTTCTCGGTGCCGAGCTCGTGGGCGATCGCGGTGGCGATGGCCGGTGTCTGCAGCAGGTGGGTGACGGTGGCGACGACGACGCAGTCGATCTGCGCCGGGGCGATCCCGGCCTGCTCGATGGCCTCGCGCGCGGCGCCGACCGACATGACCTGGACGGTCTCGTCGGGCGCGGCCCAGCGCCGCTGCTTGATGCCGGAGCGCTGCTGGATCCACTCGTCACTGGAGTCGATCGCCTCGATGACGGCGGAGTTGGGCACGACGCGGGAGGGGCGGTAGGCGCCGATCCCGAGGATCGTCGCGTGCGGCGCACCGGTGGCAGGACTGATCGCGGCCATCAGGCAGCTCCCTCCGGGTGGAGCCGGAGCAGCGGTTGCCCCGGTGAGACCAGGTCGCCGTCCTCGACGAGCCACTCCACGACCTGTCCGCCGTGGGCGGCGACGATGTCGGTCGTGTCGCGCAGGCTGGCGACGTCGCCGATGGTGGTGCCGGGCGGCAGCATCTCGGCGTCGGCCACGTCCTCGGCGCGGTGGAAGGTGCCCTTGGCCGGCGAGACGACCATGCGCCAGGTCGGCGTGGTGTCGATGGGGGAGGCCTCACCGTGCTTCTGCACGAAGGCGCGGGCGTCGTCGAGCTGGTCGGGCGTCTTGAGGGCGAACGTCTCGACCCCCTTGAGCGCCCGCTTGGCGATGCCGGTGAGGGTCCCGGCGGGGGGCATCTCGAGGATGCCGGTGACCCCGGCGTCGGCCATGGTCTCCATGCAGAGGTCCCATCGGACGGGGTTGGCGATCTGGCCGACGATGCGGGCCAGGACGTCGCGGCCGTCGTGGACGACCTGGCCGTCGCGGTTGGAGATGACCGGCGTGCGGGGGTCGTGGACCGACACGGAGCGGGCCAGGTGGGACAGGTGGCCGACGGCCGGGGCCATGTGCTCGGTGTGGAAGGCGCCGGCGACGCTCAGCGGGATCAGGCGGGCCTTGGCGGGGGCGTCGTCGGCCAGCGCGGCCAGCTGGGCCTCCGTGCCGGCGGCGACGATCTGGCCGGGGCCGTTGTCGTTGGCCGGCGTCAGGCCATGGCGTTCGAGTGCGGCCAGCACCTCGTCGCGGTCGCCGCCGAGCACGGCGGTCATGCCGGTCGGGGTGACCGCGGCGGCCTCGGCCATCGCCCTGCCGCGCTCGCGCACCAGGACCATCGCCTGCTCCGCGGTGATCACCCGGGCGCCCGCGGCCGCGGTGAGCTCGCCGACGCTGTGGCCGGCCACGGCGCCGATGAGGGAGAACGCGTCGGCGGGGTGCGGGAAGAGCTCCAGCGCCGCCACCAGACCCGTGGCGACCAGCAGCGGCTGGGCCACCTGGGTGTCGCGGATGGTCTCGGCGTCGGCCTCCGTGCCGTAGTGCACGAGGTCGAGGCCCGCGACCGTGGAGAGCCACTCCATGCGGGACGCGAACGTCGCGTCCTCGAGCCAGGGGGTGAGGAAGCCGGGGGTCTGGGCGCCCTGCCCGGGCGCGACGATCACGAGCACGACACCAACTCTGCCGGGACGAGGGCTCCGGTCGCGCCTTCGGCGCCCACGAATCCGGTGGCCGGTTCTTTGTAGGGTTCCTACAAGGTGTCGTTGCGTCCGGATTGCCGGCCCAGGACCAGCGCGATGCGCAGCGCGAAGGCGTCGCGCGGGTCTCCGGGGTCGAGGTGGGTCAGCTCGGTGACCTGCTTGAGCCGGTAGCGGACCGTGTTGGGGTGGACGAACAGCGCGCGGCCGGTGGCCTCCAGCGCGGACCCGTTGGCGAGGTAGGCGCTGAGTGTCTCGATCAGTGCACTGCGGGCGTGGAGCAGCGGGACGTAGACCTCGTCGACCAGGTGGCGGCGAGCGTGGCCGTCGCCCGCCAGCACCCGCTCCGGCAGCAGCTCGTCACTGCGGACGGGGCGGGGTGCGTCGGGCCAGCCGCCGGCCGCGCGGTAGGCCGACATCCCCGCGCGGGCGGAGACGTGGGCGTGCTCGAGGCCGTCGGTGACCGGGCCGACCACGACGGGACCCTCGCCGAAGAGGTCGGCCACCGACCCCGCCGCCCGTGAGGCGTCGGACACCCCGCCCAGCACGACCACCAGCCGCTCACCCTGCGTGGCGCACAGCGCGTCCATGCCGGCGGCGCGGGCCACCCGGCGTACCTCGGCGAAGACGTCGGTCTCGGTACGCCGGGCGGGGGCCCGGCCGAGCACGACGGCCACGTCGCCGTGGGCCGACCAGCCGAGTGCGCTCGCGCGCGACATCACCGCCTCGTCGGCCTCGCCGCGGAGCACCGAGTCGACCACGAGGGCCTCCAGCCGCGCGTCCCAGGCCCCGCGCAGCTCGGCGGCCCGCGCGTAGACCTCGGCGGTCGCGAAGGCCACCTCGCGGGCGTAGCGCAGGACGGCGGCGTGCACGTCGGGGGCGTCGACCGGGTCGATGATGTCGTCGATGTTGTGCTCCACCACCGTGAGCGAGAGCTTCACCAGCTCGACGGTCTGCTGCAGCGAGATCACCCCGGTCAGGGCCCGCGGAGCAGCACCGAAGACCGCGGCGGCGAGGTCGCTCCCGGCCGGCACGGGCTCGCCGGTGTGGGAGTACCAGTCGACGAAGCCCTTGATGCCCGCCTGCACGATCAGCCCCACCCACGACCGGTGCTCGGCCGGCAGCTCGCGGAACCACGGCAGGTCCGACTCCATCCGCGCGGTGGCGGCGGTGCTCAGGGAACCCGTGGCCCGCAGCAGTGCCGAGGCAGCGCGGTCGCGACGGGGCCCCGTGGAGGCGGGTTGGGCGGACACGGGTCGAGGCTAGTGGAGCGTGCGATCGTCACGAAACGATCAAGGTCCCGTGAATCAGGGGTTTCGCGGTCCCCAACAGTGGACATGTCTGATTGACTCCGCAACAACCCCCAGGGAGGCGGCACACGTGGCACAGTCCCGGTACGAGGTCGAGTACCTCACCGTCCACGGTCACCGGCGCGCGTTCGTCCGGACCGGGAAGGGCCCGGTGGTGCTGCTGCTCCACGGCCTCGGGTGCGACCACACCACCTGGGAACCGGTGATCGAGGCGCTCGCCCGCCGCTACACCGTCATCGCCCCGGACCTGCTCGGCCACGGGCTGTCCGACAAGCCGCGCGCCGACTACAGCGTCGGCGGCTATGCCAACGGCATGCGCGACCTGCTCACGGTGCTCGGCATCGACCGGGTCACGGTGGTCGGCCACAGCTTCGGCGGCGGCGTGGCGATGCAGTTCGCCTACCAGTACCCCGAGCGCACCGAGCGGCTGATCCTGGTCGCCTCCGGAGGGTTGGGACCGGAGGTGACGCCGTTGATCCGCGCGATCACCACGCCCGGGTTCCACCCTGCGATGAGGGTGCTGACGCTGCCCGGCGTGCGCCACGCCGGCATGATCGGGCTCCGCAACCTCTCCCGGCTGCCCTCGAAGTACACCCGTGACCTCGACGAGGTCGCCGAGATCTACGACTCCTTCAAGGACCCGGCGGCGCGGCACGCCATCCGCCACGTGGTCAAGGCGGTCGTCGACTGGCGGGGGCAGGTGGTCACCATGGCCGACCGCGCCTACCTGACCCAGGAGATGCCGATGGCGGTGATCTGGGGCGAGGACGACCAGGTCATCCCCGTGAGCCACGCCGCCCTGGCCTCACGCCTGGCTCCCGAGGCGCGGGTCGAGGTGCTGCCCAACGCGGGCCACTTCCCCCACCGCGACCACCCGCAGCGCTTCGCCAAGGTGGTGCACGAGTTCATCCGGTCCACACCGCCGGCGACCTACAACCGGGGCCGGTTCCGGACGCTGCTGCGCGCGGGTCAGCGGATCGAGCGCAAGGCCAGCGTCACCAGCATCACGCCCGCCTGAACCACGCTCAGGCGTCGCCGCCCTCCTGCTTGACACCCGCGACCGCGGTCGGGTCGTCGATGCGGTACTTCGCGAACGCCTCGGCCACCTTCTCGCGCGGCACCTCGCCGGCGTCGGCGAGCGCCTGCAGCGCCTTGACCACGACCGACTGCGCGTCGATGTGGAAGTAGCGGCGCGCCGCGGGACGGGTGTCGGCGAAGCCGAAGCCGTCGGCTCCCAGCACCCGGTAGTCGGCGGGGACCCAGCGCGCAATCTGCAGGGGCACGGCGGACATGTAGTCCGACACGGCCAGCACCGGCCCGCCGGCGTCGCGGAGCTTGTCGGTGACGTAGGGGGTGCGCTGCTCCTCGTCGGGGTTGAGCAGGCTCCACTCCTCGGCGGCCACGGCGTCGCGGGCCAGCTCGTTCCAGGAGGTCACCGACCAGGTGTCGGCGACCACGCCCCACTCCTCCCGGAGCAGCCGGGCAGCCTCCTCGGCCCACGGGTAGCCGACGCCGGAGGCGAGCAGCTGCACCCGTGGCCCGTCGCCGTCACCGGTCGAGACCTTGTGGAGGCCCCGCAGGATGCCGTCGACGTCGACGTCGTCGGGCTCCGCTGGCTGCTTCACCGGCTCGTTGTAGACGGTGAGGTAGAAGATCACGTCCTCGGGGTCCGAGCCGTACATCCGCTCCAGGCCCGAGCGCATGATGTGGCTGACCTCGTAGGCGAACGCCGGGTCGTAGTGGACGACGGCCGGGTTGGTGGTGGCCAGCAGCGGCGAGTGGCCGTCGGCGTGCTGGAGGCCCTCACCGGTCAGCGTGGTCCGCCCGGCCGTGGCGCCGATGAGGAAGCCCCGTGCCAGCTGGTCGGCCATCGCCCAGATCGAGTCGCCGGTCCGCTGGAAGCCGAACATCGAGTAGAAGATGTAGAAGGGAATCATCGGCTCGCCGTGGGTGGAGTACGACGAGCCGGCCGCGGTCGCCGAGGCCATGGAGCCGGCCTCGGAGATGCCCTCGTGGAGCATCTGGCCCTGCGCGGACTCCTTGTAGGCAAGCAACAACTTCCGGTCCACCGACTCGTACTGCTGGCCGCCCGGGTTGTAGACCTTCGCCCCCGGGAACATCG
The genomic region above belongs to Nocardioides coralli and contains:
- a CDS encoding acyl carrier protein; its protein translation is MPTTEDIRADLAEIVNEVAGVDTEDVQLDKSFVDDLDVDSLSMVEVVVAAEEKFGVTIPDDEVKNLKTVGDAVAYIERAQG
- a CDS encoding beta-ketoacyl-ACP synthase III — protein: MAAISPATGAPHATILGIGAYRPSRVVPNSAVIEAIDSSDEWIQQRSGIKQRRWAAPDETVQVMSVGAAREAIEQAGIAPAQIDCVVVATVTHLLQTPAIATAIAHELGTENAAAFDISAACAGFCHGVSLAADMVRGGSAGHVLVIGVERLSDITDLHDRGTAFIFADGAGAAVVGPSETPGIGPVVWGSDGEQFDLIRQKEDWRDVVGTPAVPGSGVMPHLVMLGNPVFRWASFAMAKVGQQALDRAGIAVEDLDLFVPHQANMRIIDAMARSMKLPESVRIARDIAEQGNTSAASIPLALHRMVEEGEAQSGDVALLIAFGAGLAYAAQVVTVP
- a CDS encoding acyltransferase domain-containing protein; amino-acid sequence: MLVIVAPGQGAQTPGFLTPWLEDATFASRMEWLSTVAGLDLVHYGTEADAETIRDTQVAQPLLVATGLVAALELFPHPADAFSLIGAVAGHSVGELTAAAGARVITAEQAMVLVRERGRAMAEAAAVTPTGMTAVLGGDRDEVLAALERHGLTPANDNGPGQIVAAGTEAQLAALADDAPAKARLIPLSVAGAFHTEHMAPAVGHLSHLARSVSVHDPRTPVISNRDGQVVHDGRDVLARIVGQIANPVRWDLCMETMADAGVTGILEMPPAGTLTGIAKRALKGVETFALKTPDQLDDARAFVQKHGEASPIDTTPTWRMVVSPAKGTFHRAEDVADAEMLPPGTTIGDVASLRDTTDIVAAHGGQVVEWLVEDGDLVSPGQPLLRLHPEGAA
- a CDS encoding PucR family transcriptional regulator; its protein translation is MSAQPASTGPRRDRAASALLRATGSLSTAATARMESDLPWFRELPAEHRSWVGLIVQAGIKGFVDWYSHTGEPVPAGSDLAAAVFGAAPRALTGVISLQQTVELVKLSLTVVEHNIDDIIDPVDAPDVHAAVLRYAREVAFATAEVYARAAELRGAWDARLEALVVDSVLRGEADEAVMSRASALGWSAHGDVAVVLGRAPARRTETDVFAEVRRVARAAGMDALCATQGERLVVVLGGVSDASRAAGSVADLFGEGPVVVGPVTDGLEHAHVSARAGMSAYRAAGGWPDAPRPVRSDELLPERVLAGDGHARRHLVDEVYVPLLHARSALIETLSAYLANGSALEATGRALFVHPNTVRYRLKQVTELTHLDPGDPRDAFALRIALVLGRQSGRNDTL
- a CDS encoding alpha/beta fold hydrolase yields the protein MAQSRYEVEYLTVHGHRRAFVRTGKGPVVLLLHGLGCDHTTWEPVIEALARRYTVIAPDLLGHGLSDKPRADYSVGGYANGMRDLLTVLGIDRVTVVGHSFGGGVAMQFAYQYPERTERLILVASGGLGPEVTPLIRAITTPGFHPAMRVLTLPGVRHAGMIGLRNLSRLPSKYTRDLDEVAEIYDSFKDPAARHAIRHVVKAVVDWRGQVVTMADRAYLTQEMPMAVIWGEDDQVIPVSHAALASRLAPEARVEVLPNAGHFPHRDHPQRFAKVVHEFIRSTPPATYNRGRFRTLLRAGQRIERKASVTSITPA